A window of the Lactuca sativa cultivar Salinas chromosome 5, Lsat_Salinas_v11, whole genome shotgun sequence genome harbors these coding sequences:
- the LOC111887190 gene encoding phospholipase D alpha 1 isoform X1 encodes MAQILLHGTLHATIFEVDKLKSNLLHKVSLWILGRRISKSMKYIVDGLEHVVGLKNNAASLYATVDLEKARVGRTRMLEHDSNPRWFESFHIYCAHMASNVIFTVKEDDPIGATVIGRAYVPVIKLLNQEVIDEWLELVDDRGKSIHGHSRIHVKVHFFKVERECQWSRGIQSVKFPGVPFTFFPQRNGCRVTLYQDAHLPDNFTPKIPLTGGKYYEPHRCWEDIFDAISNAKHLIYITGWSVYTEISLIRDLRRPKPGGDMTLGELLKKKASEGVRVLMLVWDDRTSDGLFKNGFMATHDEDTGAYFRGSEVNCILCPRNPDDGRSLVQNIQISLMLTHHQKIVVVDAPLPNNHEKRRIVSFIGGIDLCNGRYDTPFHSLFRTLDSVHHDDFHQPNFPNSSVKKGGPREPWHDIHCKLEGPIAWDVLFNFEQRWLKQGGKDLLNDVRDLSHVIIPPSPVMLPDDHDRWNVQLFRSIDGGAAFGFPEKPEDAARAGLISGKDNIIDRSIQDGYINAIRRAKNFIYIENQYFLGSSYGWNSNDIKDEDINALHLIPKELSLKIVSKIEAGEDFRVYVVLPMWPEGEPEGASVQAILDWQRRTMQMMYTDIVHALKVKHIVANPRDYLTFFCLGNREIKKPNEYIPSEKPDQDTNYQRAQEARRFMIYVHAKMMIVDDEYIIVGSANINQRSMDGARDSEIAMGAFQPCHLSKRQQARGQIHGFRMSLWYEHMGLLDDCFSCPESLDCIRKVNQISMKYWDLYCSERLDHDLPGHLLSYPVGVTEEGDVTELPGSEYFPDTKARVLGTLASYMPPILTT; translated from the exons ATGGCCCAAATATTGCTACATGGAACACTTCACGCCACAATCTTTGAAGTAGACAAACTCAAGTCCAATTTGCTTCATAAG GTCTCTCTATGGATTTTGGGCCGACGGATTTCCAAATCAATGAAATAT ATTGTGGATGGACTAGAGCATGTGGTGGGGTTAAAGAACAACGCGGCAAGTCTTTACGCAACCGTTGACCTAGAAAAAGCTCGAGTGGGCCGAACCCGAATGTTGGAACATGACTCGAACCCACGATGGTTCGAGTCATTTCACATCTACTGTGCCCACATGGCTTCCAATGTCATCTTTACGGTCAAAGAAGACGACCCAATAGGCGCAACTGTAATCGGACGCGCCTACGTCCCGGTTATCAAACTACTTAACCAAGAAGTAATCGATGAATGGCTCGAACTTGTGGATGACCGTGGCAAGTCAATCCACGGGCATTCAAGAATCCATGTAAAGGTACACTTCTTTAAAGTCGAACGAGAATGCCAATGGTCTCGGGGGATACAAAGTGTAAAATTCCCGGGGGTACCCTTTACGTTCTTTCCACAAAGAAACGGATGTAGGGTTACACTTTATCAAGACGCGCACTTACCCGATAATTTCACACCAAAAATACCGTTAACCGGAGGCAAGTACTACGAACCACACCGATGTTGGGAGGACATTTTCGATGCTATTTCGAATGCGAAACACTTGATTTATATAACGGGATGGTCCGTTTACACGGAAATTAGTTTAATTAGGGATTTAAGAAGGCCGAAGCCCGGTGGGGATATGACACTTGGTGAATTGTTAAAGAAAAAGGCGAGTGAGGGTGTTCGGGTGTTGATGCTTGTTTGGGATGACCGAACTTCTGACGGTTTGTTTAAAAATGGGTTCATGGCAACCCATGATGAGGACACAGGCGCATACTTCCGTGGCTCGGAAGTAAACTGTATACTGTGTCCTCGTAACCCGGATGATGGACGTAGTCTCGTCCAAAACATCCAGATTTCATTGATGttaactcatcatcaaaagattGTGGTTGTTGACGCTCCATTACctaataaccatgagaagaggCGTATAGTGAGTTTTATAGGCGGAATCGATCTTTGTAATGGACGATACGATACCCCATTCCATTCCCTTTTCCGAACACTTGATTCCGTCCACCATGATGATTTCCACCAACCTAATTTCCCTAATTCATCAGTGAAGAAAGGTGGACCTCGGGAACCCTGGCATGACATCCATTGCAAGCTTGAAGGTCCGATCGCGTGGGATGTGTTATTCAATTTTGAGCAGCGGTGGCTCAAGCAAGGCGGGAAGGATTTACTGAACGACGTAAGAGATCTTAGTCACGTCATAATTCCTCCATCGCCGGTGATGTTACCAGATGACCATGATAGATGGAATGTTCAGTTGTTCCGGTCAATTGACGGTGGCGCTGCATTTGGGTTCCCTGAGAAACCCGAGGATGCAGCACGTGCTGGGTTGATAAGCGGAAAAGATAACATTATTGATCGGAGCATTCAAGACGGGTACATCAACGCCATCCGCCGAGCAAAAAACTTCATCTACATCGAAAACCAGTACTTTCTCGGAAGTTCATATGGCTGGAACTCAAACGACATTAAAGATGAAGACATCAACGCCTTACATCTAATCCCGAAAGAACTGTCGCTTAAAATCGTGAGCAAAATCGAAGCCGGAGAGGACTTCCGGGTGTACGTCGTCTTGCCAATGTGGCCCGAGGGTGAGCCGGAGGGTGCATCAGTACAAGCCATACTGGATTGGCAAAGAAGAACGATGCAGATGATGTATACTGATATCGTTCACGCTCTGAAAGTGAAGCACATCGTGGCGAACCCCAGGGATTATTTAACATTCTTTTGTCTCGGCAACCGGGAAATCAAGAAACCTAACGAGTATATACCGTCGGAGAAGCCTGATCAGGATACTAATTACCAGCGAGCTCAGGAAGCACGCCGGTTCATGATCTACGTGCATGCCAAGATGATGATCG TCGATGACGAGTACATAATCGTTGGATCAGCGAATATTAACCAGAGATCGATGGACGGAGCTCGAGATTCTGAGATAGCAATGGGGGCGTTTCAGCCGTGTCATCTATCAAAAAGACAGCAGGCGAGGGGTCAGATTCATGGGTTCAGGATGTCTTTGTGGTACGAGCATATGGGGCTTCTTGACGACTGTTTTTCATGTCCGGAGAGCTTGGATTGCATCCGAAAGGTGAACCAGATATCGATGAAATACTGGGATCTTTATTGTTCTGAGAGGCTCGACCATGATTTGCCGGGGCACCTGCTCAGTTACCCCGTCGGAGTCACGGAGGAGGGAGATGTGACGGAGCTGCCGGGGTCGGAGTACTTCCCTGACACAAAGGCTAGGGTTCTTGGTACCTTAGCGAGCTACATGCCTCCGATTCTAACTACTTAA
- the LOC111887238 gene encoding uncharacterized protein LOC111887238, translating to MANFNLNSMTSYSHLLGSSTKIPMLISEYYDQWSDRMKDYLNGLNEELWSCISWNITLPTNLQPIGSSSSTTSVDNQSDRMKKLEKRCIRELRDALPLVLYNYVRICTHAKEIWNNLKEKFQGSEKTKINSVKQCLIELKDFKQKDGEMIESYYDRLNELIYKCNRYGITRSAMEFNLTFVMGLRKEWRSVSMMVKNQQSFDTSSLNDLYNKLKTHESEVKEMAEE from the coding sequence atggcgaacttcaatctCAACTCGATGACTTCATACTCTCATCTGCTAGGATCTTCAACGAAGATTCCCATGCTCATttcagaatactatgatcagtggtcTGATCGTATGAAAGATTACTTGAATGGACTCAATGAAGAACTTTGGTCTTGCATCTCATGGAATATTACTCTTCCGACGAATCTTCAACCAATTGGGTCGTCATCTAGTACTACGAGTGTGGATAATCAATCTGATCGAATGAAGAAACTTGAGAAACGATGCATAAGGGAGTTACGTGATGCATTGCCTCTGGTTCTGTATAACTATGTCAGGATTTGTACACatgctaaagaaatctggaataATCTCAAAGAAAAGTTTCAAGGTAGCGAGAAGACGAAAATCAATTCAGTTAAGCAATGTTTGATTGAATTGAAGGATTTCAAGCAAAAAGATGGTGAAATGATTGAAAGTTACTATGATAGGCTGAACGAGCTGATTTATAAATGCAATCGttatggaatcacaaggtctGCCATGGAATTTAATCTCACATTTGTTATGGGACTCCGTAAAGAATGGAGGAGTGTTagcatgatggtgaaaaatcaacagagtTTCGACACATCTTCTTTGAACGATTTGTACAATAAACTAAAAACTCACGAAAGTGAAGTGAAAGAAATGGCAGAAGAGTAG
- the LOC111887190 gene encoding phospholipase D alpha 1 isoform X2 translates to MAQILLHGTLHATIFEVDKLKSNLLHKIVDGLEHVVGLKNNAASLYATVDLEKARVGRTRMLEHDSNPRWFESFHIYCAHMASNVIFTVKEDDPIGATVIGRAYVPVIKLLNQEVIDEWLELVDDRGKSIHGHSRIHVKVHFFKVERECQWSRGIQSVKFPGVPFTFFPQRNGCRVTLYQDAHLPDNFTPKIPLTGGKYYEPHRCWEDIFDAISNAKHLIYITGWSVYTEISLIRDLRRPKPGGDMTLGELLKKKASEGVRVLMLVWDDRTSDGLFKNGFMATHDEDTGAYFRGSEVNCILCPRNPDDGRSLVQNIQISLMLTHHQKIVVVDAPLPNNHEKRRIVSFIGGIDLCNGRYDTPFHSLFRTLDSVHHDDFHQPNFPNSSVKKGGPREPWHDIHCKLEGPIAWDVLFNFEQRWLKQGGKDLLNDVRDLSHVIIPPSPVMLPDDHDRWNVQLFRSIDGGAAFGFPEKPEDAARAGLISGKDNIIDRSIQDGYINAIRRAKNFIYIENQYFLGSSYGWNSNDIKDEDINALHLIPKELSLKIVSKIEAGEDFRVYVVLPMWPEGEPEGASVQAILDWQRRTMQMMYTDIVHALKVKHIVANPRDYLTFFCLGNREIKKPNEYIPSEKPDQDTNYQRAQEARRFMIYVHAKMMIVDDEYIIVGSANINQRSMDGARDSEIAMGAFQPCHLSKRQQARGQIHGFRMSLWYEHMGLLDDCFSCPESLDCIRKVNQISMKYWDLYCSERLDHDLPGHLLSYPVGVTEEGDVTELPGSEYFPDTKARVLGTLASYMPPILTT, encoded by the exons ATGGCCCAAATATTGCTACATGGAACACTTCACGCCACAATCTTTGAAGTAGACAAACTCAAGTCCAATTTGCTTCATAAG ATTGTGGATGGACTAGAGCATGTGGTGGGGTTAAAGAACAACGCGGCAAGTCTTTACGCAACCGTTGACCTAGAAAAAGCTCGAGTGGGCCGAACCCGAATGTTGGAACATGACTCGAACCCACGATGGTTCGAGTCATTTCACATCTACTGTGCCCACATGGCTTCCAATGTCATCTTTACGGTCAAAGAAGACGACCCAATAGGCGCAACTGTAATCGGACGCGCCTACGTCCCGGTTATCAAACTACTTAACCAAGAAGTAATCGATGAATGGCTCGAACTTGTGGATGACCGTGGCAAGTCAATCCACGGGCATTCAAGAATCCATGTAAAGGTACACTTCTTTAAAGTCGAACGAGAATGCCAATGGTCTCGGGGGATACAAAGTGTAAAATTCCCGGGGGTACCCTTTACGTTCTTTCCACAAAGAAACGGATGTAGGGTTACACTTTATCAAGACGCGCACTTACCCGATAATTTCACACCAAAAATACCGTTAACCGGAGGCAAGTACTACGAACCACACCGATGTTGGGAGGACATTTTCGATGCTATTTCGAATGCGAAACACTTGATTTATATAACGGGATGGTCCGTTTACACGGAAATTAGTTTAATTAGGGATTTAAGAAGGCCGAAGCCCGGTGGGGATATGACACTTGGTGAATTGTTAAAGAAAAAGGCGAGTGAGGGTGTTCGGGTGTTGATGCTTGTTTGGGATGACCGAACTTCTGACGGTTTGTTTAAAAATGGGTTCATGGCAACCCATGATGAGGACACAGGCGCATACTTCCGTGGCTCGGAAGTAAACTGTATACTGTGTCCTCGTAACCCGGATGATGGACGTAGTCTCGTCCAAAACATCCAGATTTCATTGATGttaactcatcatcaaaagattGTGGTTGTTGACGCTCCATTACctaataaccatgagaagaggCGTATAGTGAGTTTTATAGGCGGAATCGATCTTTGTAATGGACGATACGATACCCCATTCCATTCCCTTTTCCGAACACTTGATTCCGTCCACCATGATGATTTCCACCAACCTAATTTCCCTAATTCATCAGTGAAGAAAGGTGGACCTCGGGAACCCTGGCATGACATCCATTGCAAGCTTGAAGGTCCGATCGCGTGGGATGTGTTATTCAATTTTGAGCAGCGGTGGCTCAAGCAAGGCGGGAAGGATTTACTGAACGACGTAAGAGATCTTAGTCACGTCATAATTCCTCCATCGCCGGTGATGTTACCAGATGACCATGATAGATGGAATGTTCAGTTGTTCCGGTCAATTGACGGTGGCGCTGCATTTGGGTTCCCTGAGAAACCCGAGGATGCAGCACGTGCTGGGTTGATAAGCGGAAAAGATAACATTATTGATCGGAGCATTCAAGACGGGTACATCAACGCCATCCGCCGAGCAAAAAACTTCATCTACATCGAAAACCAGTACTTTCTCGGAAGTTCATATGGCTGGAACTCAAACGACATTAAAGATGAAGACATCAACGCCTTACATCTAATCCCGAAAGAACTGTCGCTTAAAATCGTGAGCAAAATCGAAGCCGGAGAGGACTTCCGGGTGTACGTCGTCTTGCCAATGTGGCCCGAGGGTGAGCCGGAGGGTGCATCAGTACAAGCCATACTGGATTGGCAAAGAAGAACGATGCAGATGATGTATACTGATATCGTTCACGCTCTGAAAGTGAAGCACATCGTGGCGAACCCCAGGGATTATTTAACATTCTTTTGTCTCGGCAACCGGGAAATCAAGAAACCTAACGAGTATATACCGTCGGAGAAGCCTGATCAGGATACTAATTACCAGCGAGCTCAGGAAGCACGCCGGTTCATGATCTACGTGCATGCCAAGATGATGATCG TCGATGACGAGTACATAATCGTTGGATCAGCGAATATTAACCAGAGATCGATGGACGGAGCTCGAGATTCTGAGATAGCAATGGGGGCGTTTCAGCCGTGTCATCTATCAAAAAGACAGCAGGCGAGGGGTCAGATTCATGGGTTCAGGATGTCTTTGTGGTACGAGCATATGGGGCTTCTTGACGACTGTTTTTCATGTCCGGAGAGCTTGGATTGCATCCGAAAGGTGAACCAGATATCGATGAAATACTGGGATCTTTATTGTTCTGAGAGGCTCGACCATGATTTGCCGGGGCACCTGCTCAGTTACCCCGTCGGAGTCACGGAGGAGGGAGATGTGACGGAGCTGCCGGGGTCGGAGTACTTCCCTGACACAAAGGCTAGGGTTCTTGGTACCTTAGCGAGCTACATGCCTCCGATTCTAACTACTTAA
- the LOC111887237 gene encoding protein FAR1-RELATED SEQUENCE 5-like, whose product MSYYEKEFVVRASKAKNGPTMAHKIRAVLKGGYEYVGAKVTDYKNLRKGVNRILCYKDAQIMINKMNDRRDHYPNYSFEFLCDGDLLPAMFWTDEREKCFYAEVGEVISFDETFRTNKYKMVFVPFTVVDHYKKSVTVGVGLLSRETIESYE is encoded by the exons ATGTCATATTATGAAAAAGAGTTTGTAGTACGTGCATCAAAAGCTAAAAATGGTCCCACAATGGCTCACAAAATACGAGCAGTTTTGAAAGGAGGATATGAATATGTAGGGGCGAAGGTAACAGACTACAAAAACTTGAGGAAAGGAGTAAATAGAATATTATGTTACAAGGATGCTCAAATAATGATAAACAAAATGAATGATCGTAGAGATCATTACCCAAATTATTCATTTGAGTTCCTATGTGATGGAGATCTGTTGCCTGCTATGTTTTGGACAGATGAAAGAGAAAAGTGTTTTTATGCAGAGGTTGGAGAAGTtatatcttttgatgaaactttTAGAACAAACAA GTATAAAATGGTATTTGTTCCATTCACAGTAGTTGACCACTACAAGAAATCAGTTACTGTTGGTGTTGGGTTGCTGAGTAGAGAGACAATTGAGTCGTATGAATAG